In Meles meles chromosome 2, mMelMel3.1 paternal haplotype, whole genome shotgun sequence, the sequence AAGTTTAgaggggttaagtaacttgctcaaatcAGAAGCTAGAAAGAAACAAAGTTAGATTTTAATCCAGTTCGACCTGACTTTATCCTATGTTCTTCTACCCCCTCTGTCAAAGAAGATATCTGCCTTTAAGTAATTCTCAGCCTAggggagaaatattttatttgttgttgtaaATTATAGATTATTTAATCTGGACTCAATATAACCTTTTCAGAGACAGTTTTGGCTGCGTTTCAGAGACAGTTttggctgtatttttaaaatgtgccagAAATGTGAAATGATCTAGTGCAGTTTCTAGTCAGAGAGGTTTGATGTCTTATTTTTGCACAGCAATGTAAGATCTTACGGACCTAACTTTGTGATGAGATTGGCCTACGGAGCACTACTGGTGTCTGTGGCTTAGAACAAAATGGTTTTGACTACAGGCGtacctcagagatattgtggATTCtattccagaccactgcaataaagcaagtcaaatgaatttagTTTGCTTCAGTGcatgtaaaagttatgtttacactatactttTGTCTATTAAGCGTGCAAGAGCATCATGTCTAAAAAAGTCCACATTGTGTATGCCTTAGTTAAAAGTACTTCCTTGCTGAAATATGTTGACCATCCCCTGAGCTTTCAATAAGTCATAATGTTTTTGCTGGTGTGGATCTTACCTAGGTGTTGATAgttgctgactgatcagggtgatGGTTGCTGAAGGTTAGGGTGGCTGTgggaatttcttaaaataagacaatgagGTTTGCCATATGGCTTGACTTCCCTTTTTGAGCGATTTCTCCGTAGTGTGCAATGAATGttctttgatagcattttacttaCAGTAGGGCTTTCAGAATTGGAGTCAATCTtctcaaaccctgctgctgctttatcaactatGTTTTTGTGATATTGTAAATTCCTTGTTACTGCTTCCACAATCTTCACAGTATCCACAGTATCTCCACCAGGAGTAGATTTCCTCTCaagaaacttccttttttttttttctcattcaaaaGAAGCAAAGAGCAACTCTTCATCTGTTCGTGTTATATGATGAGATTGCAGCAAATCAGTCCCATCTTCaagctccacttctaattctagttctcccCCTATTTCCACCACATCAGTTAACTTTCTCCACTGAAGTCTTAAACACCTGAAATTCATCCACGAGGATTGGAATccacttcttccaaactcctgttaatgTTGAATTTTGACCTCTTCAAATTAATCACAAATGTTCCTAATGGCATCTAGAATCCTGAATCCTTTACAGAAGACTTTCAGTTTTCCTTTGCTCGGATCCATCAGAGGAACCGTTATTCTGTGGCAGCTATAGCTTTACaaaaagcagttttttaaaaaagattttatttatttgtttgacagagagaaagagagagcacaagtaggcagagcagcaggcagagggagagggagaagcaggctctaccctgagcagggagcccgactcaggatttgatcccagaactctgggatcatggcctcagctgaaggcagaggttaagccaactaagccacccaggtgctcccccaaaAGTATTTCTTAAGTATTAAGACTTGAACATCAAAATGACAGCTTGCatatgggctgcagaatggatgttgtgttagcaggcatgaaaacccCATTAAGGTCATTGTGTATCTCTATCAGAGTTCTTGGTTGACCAGGTACATTTTCAATGAGTAATCATATattgaaaggaatcttttctctgaacagtaggtctcaacagtaagcttaaaatattcagtaaaccatgtgaTAAACAGATGTGCCAGGTgctgtttttccatttatagagcacttaCAGGGCCcttaagggccctaggattttcagaatggtaaatgagcactggcttcaacttCAAGTCATCAGCTGCATTAGCCCATAATGAAAGAGCCATCCTGCCCTTTGAAGTTTTGAAACTAGGCATTGACTTCTCCCCTCTAGCTAGATGGCATCTTCCAATATAAAGCTGTCTTGTCTtcactgaaaatctgttgtttagtgtagaCACTTCCTGAattatcttagctagatcttctggatgagttgctgcagcttctacatcagcacttaAGGCTTCTTGCACTTTGATGTTATGGAGAtggtttctttccttaaattGCATGAACCAACGTCTGCTGGCTTCACACTCTTCCgcagcttcctcatctctcagcCTCCGTAGAATTAAAGAGAGTTAGGGTCTTGCTCGGAATTAGGCTTTGGCTTAGGGGAATATTGTGGCTGATTTCATCTTCTATCTGGACCActcaaactttctccatatcagcagtAAGGCTGTTCTGCTTTCTTATCATTCGTGTTGTCACTGgagtagcatttttaatttccttcaagaatgctttctttgcattcacaacttgctAACTGTTTGGCACGAGAGTCCTAGCTTTTAGCTTATCTCAActttcaacatgccttcctcactaagcttactCATTTGTAGGTTCTGATTCAAAGCCAGAGAACAGGTTTCCTTTCACATGAACATTTAGAGACAATTGTAGAGTTATTGACTAGCCTAATTtaaatattgttgtgtctcagcaAATAGGGAGGCcagcggagagggagagagatggaagaATAGCTGGTCACTTCATATGGACATGACTTGGGACACCCCAAAGCAACCACAATAgtacatcaaagatcactgatcacagatcactataacaaatacaataatgaaaaagttCGAAATTTTGGGAGAATTGtgaaaatgtgacacagagataCAAAGTGAGTAAATGCTTTTGGAAAAAGCATTTGGTGTCAATAGACTTGCTCAATGCAGGGTTGCCACTaaccttcaatttttaaaaataaactatctgTGATGTGCAATAAAATGAGGTCTGCCTGTGCAGTATTTGGTGTTGATTGCTCAGCTCATCAAAATGATTGTTCCAATAGAGTAGATCTCTTTTtagttttccctcctcttttagATTGAGTTTGTTTTGATCAGATTCTGTTCTCACTTCTCCTAATTAGAATTTTGAAGGACCGAGTCTTACTTATCTCTGCAGTCTCATTGTGTAACCCGATGTCTAGCACAGAAGTTGATGCTTTGTCATCCATTCATGATATGAACATATTTATATGCAGTAAACATTCTATAAACAGAAACTTTCTATCTCTTTTGGGCTGGGCACCATGCTGGGGAAAGAATAGTGCATATGGTTATATGCCATACTTACAATTTAGTGAGAGGCAATGACACGTCAGTGTGATAAACCCTGCCTATGTGTGAGTGCAGAGTGCTGTGGGAACACCTGTTTTGGTCAAAAGCTGAAGATTTCCAGAGAAAGTGCTATTTAAGCTGGGACCTCAGGGAAGAGATAAGCAGAGTAAAGGATTAGGGAACTGGTAGAAAAGGAAAGGCATTCctagcagaaagaaaaacagaaaaaaaaaaaagacacctggACCTGCAGTATGTTTAGTTTGGAGTTTGGTCAGAGGGGTTAGCTATGGGAGGGAGTGAGAGTCAGAGCAATATGAGGAGAGAAAGGACTAAATAGAAATATTCAATCAACATTGAAGGAATTATTTTAAGAAGCAATACAGCACACAATGCAATTCATTAAGAATCTCTAAGATGATTCATTTAGAGTATGAATTTTAGACCATTTATCTTACAAgcatattttatgtaattaaaaaattagaatggaTTTTAACCTGATAATATTGGAGACCTCATATTcataaatacatatgcatatgtattataTGTCCACTTCATTGAGATTCTATGGGCTGTACCATACTTATCATTAGGGATATTTCCCTCATGATAAATGGGCTTCATTAGTAGTGGTTTGAggcattattatttattcatctataaagGTTATAAAGCTCCTATTAATTCATTTTCCAGGaactattattttaaattccaaatacTTTGTGCTGTTAGCTTTTAAATGAATAAGGTGAAAATCAATTCTACTTCTTAATTTGATCAATTTATAAATTTGGGGGTCAATAGGCTTATATAAGAGGATGGCATGAAGATGTATAATGTAAACCCAGTTGTAAGTCTCAGTCTTGGCAGATATGTGTTGTGTTCCTTCATTGGTCCACCAGGTTCTTTCAGTCTCAGGTAACTTCAAAATTGATATAGCATTTTCTGCGGATGTATCTTATAAGGATCAATTAATTAATGTTATTTGTAACGCTCCAAagaataatgtattatttataaaaatttgagGTTAGTACTGTTATTTCAaatccagtgttttttttttggttcagagAAGAAATCCTAAGCAGGcatatagaattaaaaaaaaaaagactagataattattttatctttagtgATTAAAGTTCATCTGTAATATTGTTATAATCATTGAAACAAACTACTTTGTGGCACAGTATACTCTTTCACTTTTGTACGTATAATCAATGATTCTTTATGGCTTTGAACGCAAAAAGATGCCCCAGGTGGATAGCCACAAGAAGGGAGATTTCTCATCTGCACTGCTATCCTaggtaacttatttatttattaaaggagggagggaccaagggagagggaaagggagaatcttaaATCAGCTATTCTGGGGCTATGGCtatatctcatgaccctgagatcaagatctgagctgaaagcaagagtctggTGGTTAATagactgagcctctcaggcacCTCCATCCTAACTCTTTATCACACATAATGCTGATCTTGCAGACCGTACCTGTGCTATGTACAGGTGGAGAGGGGGAGCTtaaattcatataattttcatttgtGGCTTGACTCTTGGGGTTAGAAGACTAATAAAAACAAGCCATTTCTCTTGCCCAGTGAGTtgaaaggaaaatggagagatTAGATGAAGGCACTGAACGGGAATGGAAAGTAGGAACAGAGCAAGTTTCCTCCCTGTGGTTGCGTCTTTTCCTCCAcgaacatttattaagcatttccAATGAATcaaataatgaaaagataaaagaagggaAACAGTTACGTTATGTACAATCCTTTATTAGTTTTGGAGCCGAAATCAGATTTTCCTAGATTCTTCAGTTATATGTAGCGCATGCAGTTAAATATGCAATCATGACCATTGATTGCAATAGACGTTCGGGCATTTCGCCCTTCGCTTCAAAAACTATGGTAAAAGTGCCCTGTAGTCTGCAATCACGACTCCCACGCCAACATTTGTAGTAATGTCAAATTAGGACCCTCgcatttttattataatacagACTTTCTGACCTTCCCCCTGACGCCCACCGCTCCCCGCTCCACCTCCCACCTTAATGCAAGCGTACCCCCACTTCCCCTAAAAACACAACCTTCCCTCCCCAACCAAACTAATTTTACTGGGCGAACAGTGGCGAGGAAGgtaaggaaggcaggcagggaagacggacgagaaggagggaggaagggacggAGGGATCGATGGATGGAAGGAATGATATGAATGAAGGagagagactgtcctttccccccgGTGTTTTCGGTTCCCTCCGCTCTCCCAGCCCGGGGCGAAGTAGCATCTCCTCCGAGCTCAGCCCCCGCTCCGCCCCCTAGCGTCGGAGCCCCGCAGCCAGCGGCTGGCGCCTATCTCTTTAAATGACAGCTGTGGCTCGGGTCCCAGTCCGGAGCTTGACGTCAGTGCCTCCTCCCCGGCTGCGAGGAGTAGTTAGCGCCACCGTCCGCGCTCGGGGCTGGCTGAGCGCTAGCAAGCTGCTGGGGCGGCGAGTTTTCTTTGCTccggcccctcctcccgcccTCCCCGCGGGGAGCCCAGCGGCTGCCTAAGAGCCGCTCGCAAGTCTCTCTCACACTTCCCCGCCGTCACCCCAAAGGAGCAGCCGCTCCTCCCCGCGTCTCCACCGCCGCCGCGGCGCCCGCGGAGCTCTTCTCCCGCGCTTCGCTCCCCCGATGGAGCccgggcgccgccgccgccgccgctgccccgAGCCCTGAACCGGGACGCCCCGGCCGAAGGAACGTGCCGCCCGGCCCGAGGGCGCACCAGGCACTCGCCAAGGCCGAGGGCTGCCGAGGGTGGAAGGCGCGGGCTTCAGGAAGGAGAAAGTGCTGCTCTCCCGGGTCACTTGGCCGGCGGCGGGGGTACCATGGCTTTGAAGGACACGGGCAGTGGCGGCAGCACCATCCTGCCCATTAGCGAGATGGTCTCCTCGTCCAGCTCGCCGGGCGCGTCTGCggccgccgccccggggccctgtttgCCCTCGCCCTTCCCCGAGGTagtggagctcaatgtgggaggCCAGGTCTATGTGACCAAGCACTCGACGCTGCTCAGCGTCCCGGACAGCACTCTGGCCAGTATGTTCTCGCCCTCCAGCCCCCGGGGCGGCGCCCGACGCCGCGGAGAGCTGCCCAGGGACAGCCGGGCGCGCTTCTTCATCGACCGGGACGGCTTCCTCTTCAGGTACGTGCTGGATTATCTGCGGGACAAGCAGCTCGCGCTGCCGGAGCACTTCCCCGAGAAGGAGCGGCTCCTGCGCGAGGCCGAGTACTTCCAGCTCACCGACCTGGTCAAGCTGCTGTCGCCCAAGGTCACCAAGCAGAACTCACTCAACGACGAGGGCTGCCAGAGCGACCTGGAAGACAACGTCTCCCAGGGCAGCAGCGACGCGCTACTGCTGCGTGGGGCGGCCGCAGCCGCGCCCTCGGGCCCGGGAGCGCACGGCGCGGGCGGCGGTGGCGCGCCGGACAAGCGCTCGGGCTTCCTCACGCTCGGCTACCGCGGCTCCTACACCACCGTGCGAGACAACCAGGCGGACGCCAAGTTCCGGCGTGTGGCACGCATCATGGTGTGCGGGCGCATCGCGCTGGCCAAGGAGGTCTTCGGGGACACGCTCAACGAGAGCCGCGACCCCGACCGGCCGCCCGAGAAGTACACGTCCCGCTTCTACCTCAAGTTCACCTACTTGGAGCAGGCGTTCGATCGCCTGTCGGAGGCTGGCTTCCACATGGTGGCGTGTAACTCCTCGGGCACCGCCGCCTTCGTCAACCAGTACCGCGACGACAAGATCTGGAGCAGCTACACGGAGTACATCTTTTTCCGTAAGTTCCCGGTCTCCCCGCCCCTTCGCCGACCCACGGTGGGTTTGAGCCCGGCCGGAACCCGGACGGGGCGGGTGTCCCGGGCGGGGGCTGGTGAACAAGTAAATGCGAGTGGCTTTCCCTGTTCGGCCCCGTCACGCTGTGGACACAGTTTATAGCTTCGTCTCTGGCGATCTGCCTTTCGATGCCCGTCTTCTTAAACTCGGGAGCAAGCGTTTCCCAGCCAGTCCTCTTTCTTAACTTCATTGCTTTTGCGCTCTCACCCTGCCGTGCTCTTGCAGGCGCCGGGCTCCCTTCTGCGGAGGGCGGGGAAAGACGCGAGCACAGAGCTGGGCGCATAGGTCCTCTTGTCTCTGCTTCCACGGAATTCCTGCGGGTTAACTTATGTGGGTCTCGGTGGTGTCCCTACAGAGGGCAGTTTGGCATCGAGGCATTACGGCGCACGCCAGGATCACCTCCAGTTGGTGCGGGTCTGGCGCAGGAGCTTAAGATCACGGGTGTTTTCTGAAGGGGCAAGGAGAGAAAGGACCTCCATGCTTCCTGAGCTCCTCAAGGGGCCAGGGCATGAGAGCAGCGGGTGGAAAGGAGGTGTCCATCACTCAGAAACCTCACACTTCCCTCCCCCATGCCAGTTGTCGGTAACTGCTGGGTGTTTTGAACAGCCGAGGGTGGAGGGAACTGGGGTTTGGATGTATTCTGCTGTCAGGGTTGGCGATTAGGAACGTTGGGACgttgtgcgtgcgtgcgtgtgtgagtgtgtgtgtctgtgattgTGTTTCTTTTCTGGGCACCTCAAGTGCAAAAGGGGTATTGAGTCCACTTTTCCAGGGGGAATGAAATGCAATGATTTTCTGAAATGAgaggagggtgaggatttggaaaGCATTTGGTATGGTGCGTTTTGTAGTGCGCTTCGGGAGGGGGCTCTGTGGATCAAGTTCAAGGACTACACCAAATATCACCGGCGCTGGGGGGGATGGTACCGGCACAGGAATCAGTGACGTTTATAAAAGGAGCAGGGCCACAACTAGAGAGCTTTTTGGGCAAATGAAAAGCCAGCTGGGATGGCAGCAGGAACATCATTTGGCAAACGCTCATTCTTTGGCAAGACACAAGAAGCCTTAAAACTTGCCTGTAGAGTTGGGGAGAATATCATTGACCGCTTATGATAGAAATAGACCAGCTTTAAATGTATCTATGTCTTTTGGTAATTCACTTACTGTTTGGGAACTGCACAATTTATTGCACTTTATTTTGACTGGAGAAgtggaaaagattttttaagaaatttttttctttttccacaggTTCAAGCTTGATTGGAAGGTGCTCATTGTTATGTTCTAGTAACCTTGGAGATATGGTGACAAAACACAGCACACTGGGCTTTAGTGttaggttgtctttttttaatagtgCTGGATTTCCTGTGAAGACCAtttcacagaaaagcaaagaaagtgcAGGTTGTAGTGGTAgataaaatctaattttcttaattatatcAAAGTATTATTTGTTGTGCAGTAAAAAGTTTGATAAAAAAGTTGCCTAAAGGAAGGTGATATTTTATTGCCTATATAAAATTGGGAtctcttctatatatatattaagtaatTACAACATTTTTTAGCATCACTGTTTACATTTTATCCTTTATCAATGGGACCTTTAATTGGCATTTTAGCTCTTAAACATGTGTGTTATTCAAACGTGGGTATACTCCATTTTAGAAGATGAGActtcttttgattcttttatgGCTAGAAGTTTTTGCTAGAAGATATGAGCATAAGTGCTCAGTGGTTAAGATTCTTGCATTTTGGAATCTTTCACAGTGTTGGTCTTTCTTCTTCCCCTAGAGAGTTGTGGACTTGACTTTGAttttgaggagaacataggttgTCTCTAATTTATGAAAACATGCCCTTAAAATAGTTTATTGCAGTGGGAAACTCATGCAATGTAACAAGGTAATTTGAGAGATATTTGGAATTTAGGATATTTAACTTCTGGAGCCGAAAGaagtgttaaataaaataaaatacctctaATACAAATAACTATGTGCAGAATACTCACATAACTAATGAGCTCTGAGCGTCATTCATAAAAGTCCTAGAAATGTAAGCACTACAGCCTTCTTCATTGATTATTCTGTGGGGAAAATACATGGTTCCAGGTTAAATAATGCTCTTCTGAAGTGGTATTCTAGTCATTGACTAACCAAATGTAATATAAAACCAATTTGTGATGTAAAATTTATCTTGAATCCTAttgtatatgcatttattttatattttatatagattgTAGCATATCTTCACAGATTATTTTACACaggttttcttttaatattggtGAATGAAAATATActgtaaaatttttatatttccattCTCTTCAGCTTAGGTAATGATGTAAGTATACAGAGtatacttattttgtttagcagtCTCTAAGAAAACTACCAGTATTATTCATAGAAACCAAATTAATGGATGCACTTGTTTGTCCACTATGTTTTAGAGATAGAAGGAGgcctggttattttttatttcccctttagcacagtttttcaacaaatacttattttagCGTATAACATGTATCAGTCATTTTAACACCTTTTAAAAATCAGGCTATGTGTGAAATTAGCAGCAAGAAGAgtctctgaaaactacagaattgTAGTTTATACACTGGAACGCCAGTTTCAACTCCTTACTCCCTCTCCCCTTTTTGCCCCTGAGTTTCTACATAGATGGAAAGAGAGTAGCAAATGGTTCAGTAATCTTAAACACTGCCATTTGCCAAATGTGTGATCTtggttaaattatttattttttctgagtcTCCACTCCCTTACCTGTATAATGGGGCTTATTATagtatcaattaaaaaatattttatttatttgtcagagagagagagagtacaagctgggagagcagcaggcagagggagaagcaggctccccactgaggaaggatcCCAAGGGGGAACtagatcccagaattctgggaccatgaccccagccaaaggcagacacctaaccaactgagccacccaggcatccctatagtACCAATTTCATAGGATATGAGAATACATATAAAGTCCTTAGACCAGGGCTTGACATATAATAAAAGCTTAACAAATGTTAGCAGTTACAATTAATTGTTAGCCACATTATACGAAGTTTAATATTCTTGTCAATATTACATTTTAACTTTGTTATATACCAAGTATAATCAATTTACTTATAAAgttaattagaaaattattttgcaaTTAAATGATAACATAATAACTTTCAAAAGTTTGACACAACCAATTTCATAACAAGTTCATTCTTGGAACTTGAATTTTTCAGGCCAAGTTCAAGTCACCTGGGCTTGCCAGTCTTACTACAGTTAGTTTTTTGGATCAACTCCAACAGAACTcttttctgattcagggccaaGAAGTGTTTTAATGCTCTCTACTAGACTTGAAAGTTTGGTAATATTTTCTGACAAACACTGAGCTAGATTCATTATCTCCTTAAGTGCTTGTATCCAAGCCATTGGGTTCCAATGCTCAAGGTTATATACAGGCTATTAAACATTTAATACTAACTTCATTTGGCTGGATGGACACTTTTATCTATTCTCAGTGTTAACTCATTATTTTACCAAGTCTTTTAGCCTCTGCGACCTATACTAATGATATTACCATTCTATATTACTCTTTTAATACTGAAAATTGTCCTTTCTTGAAGGAAAGTAGAGTGgtttttatgctttttgttttttgggtagaGGTTGTCTGTTAGGTGTGTTTGTCGCTGTTTTTAGCTATATCTAGAAGACAGGGCATTTTATGTTGGCATTGTACTACATCAACAATAAATAGTTATAGGCTTGGCATGAGATATGTAAACTACCCATAGTTAGAATAAACAGTATATATATATCCTTCATTTCTCACAATCAGTGTGTTTACAGAATGGTAGTACTGCTCTTATCTTAAAGTGCTTCCAGTTTTGTACTTCATGTGTTGGTTGAGTAATATTTGGTATAAAGGTACATATTTCTCTAGGATGCACTTGATATTCTTTAAATTTGGTATACATTTTCTGTTGTGATCTATGAGAGTGCCAGATCTAGGAATTAATGCCAATACTGAACTGAACTTTGAATTCTGATTTGTCTTAatggatttttatatatggtCTTTCAAATCgattctgatttatttcactgtgTTGGGAGGAAGATAGCTAGTTGAgttgaaaatattcaaataactTTTCAGTCTTATGTTAGCAGGCCAGTTGTATTCAAAGCTTTCTAAAAAAACATCTTTAGAAAGTTATtctatttaggggcgcctgggtggctcagtgggttaaagcctctgccttcggctcaggtcatgatcccagggtcctgggatccagccccgcattgggctctctgctccgtggggaacctgcttcctcctctctctctgcctgcttctctgcctagttgtgatttctctctgtcgaataaataaaatattaaaaaaaagaaagttattctATTTAGATGTatacctttaaaattttatattattttctagtcTAAAAGTGCTTCTACTTTTATCATCAAATGttatatggaaaataattttgttaatcattttttttaaagatggttcTTTTCCTTCTAAAGACTTACTAGTATTTTTGTAATTCCAATGTGAAAATTTCTTTTGCAGCCACATGACAGAATGACTTTTCAGTCAGTGGAGAACAAGTAAAAGGAACAGATAACTTTTTAAACACCAGCATCCTGATTTCAtgtaaataagtgaaataataaagtggacagaaaatgacaaaaaacttGGGGTGAAAAAGTTTGGAGGCTGTGCTTTGTCACTGGGT encodes:
- the KCTD8 gene encoding BTB/POZ domain-containing protein KCTD8 isoform X2 translates to MALKDTGSGGSTILPISEMVSSSSSPGASAAAAPGPCLPSPFPEVVELNVGGQVYVTKHSTLLSVPDSTLASMFSPSSPRGGARRRGELPRDSRARFFIDRDGFLFRYVLDYLRDKQLALPEHFPEKERLLREAEYFQLTDLVKLLSPKVTKQNSLNDEGCQSDLEDNVSQGSSDALLLRGAAAAAPSGPGAHGAGGGGAPDKRSGFLTLGYRGSYTTVRDNQADAKFRRVARIMVCGRIALAKEVFGDTLNESRDPDRPPEKYTSRFYLKFTYLEQAFDRLSEAGFHMVACNSSGTAAFVNQYRDDKIWSSYTEYIFFRPELMNKLQ
- the KCTD8 gene encoding BTB/POZ domain-containing protein KCTD8 isoform X1 — its product is MALKDTGSGGSTILPISEMVSSSSSPGASAAAAPGPCLPSPFPEVVELNVGGQVYVTKHSTLLSVPDSTLASMFSPSSPRGGARRRGELPRDSRARFFIDRDGFLFRYVLDYLRDKQLALPEHFPEKERLLREAEYFQLTDLVKLLSPKVTKQNSLNDEGCQSDLEDNVSQGSSDALLLRGAAAAAPSGPGAHGAGGGGAPDKRSGFLTLGYRGSYTTVRDNQADAKFRRVARIMVCGRIALAKEVFGDTLNESRDPDRPPEKYTSRFYLKFTYLEQAFDRLSEAGFHMVACNSSGTAAFVNQYRDDKIWSSYTEYIFFRPPQKIVSPKQEHEDRKHDKVTDKGSESGTSCNELSTSSCDSHSEASTPQDNPPSAQQATAHQPNTLTLDRPSKKAPVQWMPPPDKRRNSELFQTLISKSRETNLSKKKVCEKLSVEEEMKKCIQDFKKIHIPDYFPERKRQWQSELLQKYGL